A stretch of the Filimonas lacunae genome encodes the following:
- a CDS encoding helix-turn-helix domain-containing protein, protein MSEKSNSSHMHFVGKEISPEHFISEHTFVYIIKGVMNAYDGSKHHILKGGDCCIARKNRLARYNKEKVNDELEKVFVFFDEAFLKRFQERYQPKIVAFHSKETIIHIHTHKLLPVYIQSLLPHYHRLIIAEPFTDIKREELLLILLQTQPQLAGLLFNYGVPQKINMEEFMNRNFTFNVSMERFAYLTGRSLSAFKRDFKATFGDTPSRWLVQKRLHEAYFLITKKKQKPSDIYLDLGFETLQHFSFAFKKQFAITPTELGKISG, encoded by the coding sequence ATGTCTGAAAAAAGCAACTCCTCTCATATGCACTTTGTGGGCAAAGAAATTTCGCCCGAACATTTTATTTCCGAACACACTTTCGTGTACATTATCAAAGGCGTTATGAACGCCTACGACGGCAGCAAACACCATATACTGAAAGGCGGCGATTGTTGCATTGCCCGAAAGAACCGCCTGGCCCGTTATAACAAGGAGAAAGTGAATGATGAACTCGAAAAAGTGTTTGTGTTTTTCGATGAAGCTTTTCTCAAACGTTTCCAGGAAAGATACCAGCCAAAGATCGTGGCATTCCATTCCAAAGAAACCATTATTCACATTCATACCCATAAATTGCTGCCAGTTTATATTCAATCGCTGCTGCCACATTATCATCGCCTCATAATCGCCGAGCCTTTTACTGATATTAAGCGGGAAGAATTGCTGTTGATACTTCTGCAGACTCAGCCCCAACTGGCGGGGCTATTGTTTAATTACGGCGTTCCGCAGAAGATAAATATGGAAGAATTCATGAACCGTAATTTCACATTTAATGTAAGTATGGAACGATTTGCATATTTAACCGGCCGAAGTTTATCCGCCTTTAAACGGGATTTTAAAGCAACTTTCGGCGACACGCCCAGCCGCTGGCTGGTACAAAAAAGGCTGCACGAGGCCTATTTTCTCATTACTAAAAAGAAGCAAAAGCCCAGCGACATTTATCTTGATCTGGGCTTTGAAACGCTGCAACATTTTTCATTTGCTTTTAAAAAACAGTTTGCTATTACTCCTACGGAACTTGGGAAAATAAGCGGGTAG
- a CDS encoding Crp/Fnr family transcriptional regulator: MDAILNASTTKNIRKWQSLLHDGEVWKSMCFISSGCFRLYRFDKNGVDHTVRFGIDSWWISDQESYNNKTPSQYNIEALASSTVLIWTKSDWENLLETIPPLKLFYDKLTARAYEKSLQRIYSLISSSAEERYLEFQQTYPQTFNKVPLHMVASYLGISRETLSRVRKDFTKRRNHSSE; encoded by the coding sequence ATGGATGCTATTTTGAATGCCAGTACAACAAAAAACATTCGAAAATGGCAATCCCTGCTGCACGACGGAGAAGTATGGAAATCGATGTGCTTTATATCAAGCGGATGTTTCCGGCTGTATCGTTTTGATAAAAACGGGGTTGACCACACGGTTCGTTTTGGTATTGATAGTTGGTGGATATCAGACCAGGAAAGTTATAACAATAAGACGCCTTCGCAGTATAATATTGAAGCGCTGGCATCAAGCACGGTTCTTATCTGGACAAAAAGCGACTGGGAAAATTTACTTGAAACAATACCACCTCTTAAACTATTCTACGACAAACTTACTGCGCGAGCGTATGAAAAAAGCCTGCAACGCATTTACTCACTCATCAGCAGTTCGGCCGAAGAACGTTACCTGGAATTTCAACAAACCTATCCCCAAACCTTTAATAAAGTGCCTTTACATATGGTAGCATCTTACCTGGGCATTTCGCGGGAAACCCTTAGCCGCGTTAGAAAAGATTTTACCAAACGGCGAAATCACTCTTCTGAGTAA
- a CDS encoding PAS domain-containing sensor histidine kinase, whose translation METNYLDAISKLSVFSILDLTPECIKIVSGSGHVQYINPAGLHYLEVESKELVIGSLVYDFIATDDVESWQQHHTAVCAGETRTWNYKVTGAKGTLRHLQTYASPLVLPDGISMQIAITKDITDQKGAEASARESELKFSTLANSIQNLAWMADANGWVYWYNQKWTEYTGLSTQDMEGWGWQKVHHPDYLEYATRFSEQAWKTNQPFEIIHPLRAKDGSYRWFISRGTPICNEKGEIEQWMGTLTDIDDQKRGEERFRALADNAPLWIWLTDKSARVDYSNTAMLDWFGFNHFSEIDRRIWQNSVHPDDQYLLAQVVQKAYENQEGYHIECRLLNPQTSSYEWFLFTAAPRFINGFFDGFVGTANNIDVQKRSFEALETRVQQRTRELNNANDALQRSNQELIQFAHTISHDLKEPIRKVGIYADMLQADIRKSDTSRIDSHLQKIDRALKRMNSFIDGVLSYSSLSAEAHEREAVDLNSTLSEIKEDLEVALIAKQASLQAKDTLPVIHGAPVLIYQLFYNIIGNAIKFSRPGVPPHIAITCSQLSKQEISERNLQPDKAYWTICIKDNGIGFSIADAQKIFGLHTRLQSREEYEGTGLGLALCARIAARHDGSIEAEGVPGEGALFKVILPE comes from the coding sequence GTGGAAACAAATTACCTCGATGCTATCAGTAAGCTGTCTGTTTTTTCAATTTTGGATTTAACTCCTGAGTGTATAAAAATTGTTTCCGGGTCGGGTCATGTTCAATATATTAATCCTGCCGGATTACACTACCTGGAAGTAGAAAGCAAAGAATTGGTTATTGGATCATTGGTGTATGACTTTATAGCTACCGATGATGTAGAAAGCTGGCAGCAACACCATACCGCAGTTTGTGCCGGAGAAACAAGAACCTGGAACTATAAAGTTACCGGTGCTAAAGGCACTCTCAGGCATCTGCAAACATACGCCTCGCCGCTAGTGCTGCCCGATGGCATATCTATGCAAATTGCCATTACCAAAGATATCACCGATCAGAAAGGCGCCGAAGCCAGTGCCAGAGAAAGTGAATTAAAATTTAGTACACTGGCTAACAGCATACAAAACCTTGCGTGGATGGCCGATGCCAATGGCTGGGTATACTGGTATAACCAAAAGTGGACAGAATATACCGGGCTTTCTACTCAAGACATGGAAGGCTGGGGCTGGCAAAAAGTACACCATCCTGATTACCTGGAATATGCCACGCGCTTTTCAGAACAAGCATGGAAAACGAATCAGCCCTTTGAAATTATCCATCCCCTTCGCGCCAAAGACGGCAGTTACCGTTGGTTTATATCGCGCGGAACCCCTATCTGCAATGAAAAAGGAGAAATAGAGCAGTGGATGGGAACGCTTACTGATATTGATGATCAAAAGCGTGGAGAAGAGAGATTCAGAGCGCTGGCAGATAATGCACCATTATGGATATGGCTGACTGATAAGTCGGCACGTGTAGACTACTCTAATACGGCCATGCTGGACTGGTTCGGTTTTAATCATTTTTCAGAAATTGACCGGCGCATCTGGCAAAACAGCGTTCATCCGGACGATCAGTATCTGCTGGCACAAGTAGTACAAAAAGCCTACGAAAACCAGGAAGGCTACCATATAGAATGCAGGCTACTGAACCCCCAAACCAGCAGTTATGAATGGTTCCTGTTTACGGCTGCGCCGCGTTTTATTAACGGCTTTTTTGATGGCTTTGTAGGAACCGCTAATAACATTGACGTACAGAAACGATCGTTTGAAGCTTTGGAAACCCGCGTTCAGCAAAGAACGAGAGAATTGAATAATGCAAACGATGCACTTCAACGTTCTAACCAGGAACTGATACAGTTTGCCCACACTATAAGCCACGACCTGAAGGAACCTATTCGCAAAGTGGGCATTTATGCAGATATGCTGCAAGCAGACATCCGTAAATCTGATACCAGCCGTATAGATAGCCATCTGCAAAAGATAGACCGTGCATTAAAGCGAATGAACAGCTTTATTGATGGGGTTTTAAGCTATTCTTCCCTGTCAGCAGAAGCACATGAACGCGAAGCGGTAGACCTGAATAGTACCCTGTCTGAAATAAAAGAAGACCTGGAAGTAGCCCTGATAGCCAAACAGGCCAGCCTTCAGGCAAAAGATACCTTACCTGTTATTCATGGAGCACCCGTATTAATCTATCAGCTTTTTTACAACATTATCGGAAACGCCATAAAGTTTTCACGCCCCGGTGTGCCGCCGCACATTGCCATTACCTGCAGCCAGCTTAGTAAGCAGGAAATAAGTGAGCGAAACCTGCAACCGGATAAAGCGTATTGGACCATCTGCATAAAAGACAATGGCATTGGTTTTAGCATTGCCGATGCACAAAAAATATTCGGATTGCATACACGGCTTCAATCCAGAGAAGAATACGAAGGTACAGGACTTGGGCTAGCCCTTTGCGCACGTATAGCAGCACGACATGACGGAAGCATTGAAGCAGAAGGCGTACCTGGTGAAGGTGCCTTGTTTAAGGTAATTTTACCGGAATAA
- a CDS encoding amidase, translating to MTLQTSNEEPIYYRDASALAALIRTKEISPVEVMKAHLNRMEEVNPAINAIVTINNSALAAAKEAEHAVMRGDTLGVLHGVPFTVKDSIDTAHVLTQRGSPIFKGRIPDHDATGVARMKAAGGILLAKTNLPEFSYWIESDNLLTGKTSNPWDVTRTSGGSSGGESAAIAAGMSPIGLGTDLAISVRGPAAQTGIVSLKATHGRIPMTGIWPRAPRRFWHIGPMARSIRDLALAFSQLAGLDGFDSFSTSAAARQNSIGALPERSLRIGWMTGPGFGPVAGEVVATVKAAADALKGIGLLVEQVSIPALERDFALDVFNRLHVMEMKPAFRAATEGRSVDEMYTMAKTMLSLPDTSVKDYIEAEQAAERIRDGYAAYFEKYDALITHVLPVPAQKHGVEEFVINGQKVDATYLQGATVPLNVTGLPGISMRFGTSREGLPINVQIVGNWFAESTILHIATLLESVSTVSGLHPAL from the coding sequence ATGACATTGCAAACAAGCAACGAAGAGCCTATCTATTACAGGGATGCCAGCGCTTTAGCCGCATTAATCCGCACTAAAGAAATATCTCCTGTAGAAGTGATGAAAGCGCATCTTAACCGCATGGAGGAGGTGAATCCCGCCATTAATGCTATTGTTACTATTAACAACAGTGCACTGGCAGCAGCGAAAGAAGCGGAGCACGCTGTAATGCGAGGGGACACATTAGGCGTACTGCACGGCGTGCCGTTTACCGTAAAGGATTCTATCGACACTGCCCATGTTTTAACCCAGCGCGGTTCGCCTATTTTTAAAGGGCGCATTCCCGACCATGATGCTACCGGCGTGGCGCGTATGAAGGCAGCTGGTGGTATTCTGCTTGCTAAAACCAATCTTCCCGAATTTTCCTATTGGATTGAAAGCGATAATCTGCTTACAGGAAAAACCAGCAATCCATGGGATGTAACCCGCACTTCGGGTGGATCAAGCGGTGGCGAATCTGCTGCTATTGCGGCGGGTATGTCGCCTATTGGGTTAGGAACAGATTTAGCCATTTCTGTACGTGGTCCTGCTGCGCAAACAGGTATTGTATCGTTAAAAGCAACACACGGACGTATTCCAATGACCGGTATCTGGCCGAGAGCTCCCCGCCGTTTCTGGCACATAGGGCCAATGGCGCGCAGCATTCGTGATCTTGCTCTTGCCTTTTCGCAATTAGCCGGTTTGGATGGGTTCGACAGCTTTTCAACGAGTGCGGCAGCCCGGCAAAATAGTATAGGAGCATTGCCTGAGCGTTCGTTGCGCATTGGCTGGATGACAGGCCCGGGTTTTGGCCCGGTGGCTGGGGAAGTAGTGGCCACTGTTAAGGCTGCGGCAGACGCGCTTAAGGGTATCGGACTTTTAGTTGAGCAGGTAAGTATTCCTGCGCTGGAACGTGATTTTGCGCTGGACGTTTTTAACCGGCTGCACGTGATGGAAATGAAACCAGCGTTTCGTGCAGCTACGGAAGGACGCTCTGTGGATGAGATGTATACAATGGCCAAAACGATGCTTTCTTTGCCCGACACGTCTGTGAAGGATTATATAGAAGCAGAGCAAGCCGCAGAACGTATCAGGGACGGTTATGCAGCGTATTTTGAAAAATATGATGCTTTAATAACACATGTACTGCCTGTTCCGGCGCAAAAACATGGTGTGGAGGAGTTTGTTATTAACGGGCAAAAAGTAGATGCGACCTATTTGCAGGGAGCCACCGTTCCACTGAACGTAACTGGTTTACCAGGTATTTCTATGCGGTTTGGTACCAGCAGAGAAGGGTTGCCGATAAATGTACAGATTGTGGGCAACTGGTTTGCCGAATCTACTATTCTGCATATTGCCACGTTGCTGGAAAGTGTTAGTACGGTGAGTGGCCTGCATCCGGCTTTGTAA